In Halobaculum sp. XH14, a single genomic region encodes these proteins:
- a CDS encoding NAD(P)/FAD-dependent oxidoreductase, whose product MSDAADIVEHRKLIVAGTGSAGLTAAIYAARSNNEPLVFEGDEPGGQLTLTSEVENFPGFPEGVNGAEFINRTKEQAKRFGAEVKNGVVASVDDSSHPFRVELTNGDVYTADAVIAASGASARTLGIPGEDELMGYGLSTCATCDGAFFRGEDMLVVGGGDAACEEAVFLTKFADTVYLAHRRDEFRAEDYWIDRLMEHVEDGDVELMLNTEVTELHGTREEGVESATLVRHPEGYPTDRLDDPETEEWEFEVGAAFYAIGHTPNTDYLADTGVELDAEGYIKTVGGTGAGQTRTDVEGIFGAGDVVDFHYQQAVTAAGMGCEAAIDADGYLEELERAEAKAGETAAADD is encoded by the coding sequence ATGAGTGATGCGGCCGACATCGTCGAACACAGGAAGCTGATCGTCGCGGGAACCGGCTCCGCGGGCCTCACGGCGGCCATCTACGCCGCGCGGTCGAACAACGAGCCCCTCGTCTTCGAGGGCGACGAGCCGGGCGGACAGCTCACGCTCACCTCCGAGGTTGAGAACTTCCCCGGCTTCCCCGAGGGCGTCAACGGCGCGGAGTTCATCAACCGGACCAAGGAGCAGGCGAAGCGCTTCGGCGCCGAGGTGAAGAACGGCGTCGTGGCGTCGGTCGACGACTCCTCGCACCCGTTCAGGGTCGAGCTGACGAACGGTGACGTGTACACGGCGGACGCGGTCATCGCCGCCTCCGGGGCCTCGGCACGGACGCTCGGGATTCCGGGCGAGGACGAGCTGATGGGCTACGGGCTCTCGACGTGTGCGACCTGCGACGGTGCCTTCTTCCGCGGCGAGGACATGCTCGTCGTCGGCGGCGGCGACGCGGCCTGCGAGGAGGCCGTCTTCCTCACGAAGTTCGCCGACACCGTCTACCTGGCCCACCGGCGCGACGAGTTCCGCGCGGAGGACTACTGGATCGACCGCCTGATGGAGCACGTCGAGGACGGCGACGTCGAACTCATGCTGAACACGGAGGTCACGGAACTCCATGGCACCCGCGAGGAGGGCGTCGAGTCCGCCACGCTCGTCCGCCACCCGGAGGGCTACCCGACCGACCGCCTCGACGACCCCGAGACGGAGGAGTGGGAGTTCGAGGTCGGCGCGGCCTTTTACGCAATCGGCCACACGCCCAACACCGACTACCTCGCGGACACGGGCGTCGAACTGGACGCCGAGGGGTACATCAAGACCGTCGGCGGGACGGGGGCCGGGCAGACCCGGACCGACGTCGAGGGCATCTTCGGCGCGGGCGACGTCGTCGACTTCCACTACCAGCAGGCGGTCACCGCCGCCGGCATGGGCTGTGAGGCCGCAATCGACGCCGACGGCTACCTCGAGGAACTGGAACGCGCCGAGGCGAAGGCGGGCGAAACGGCCGCTGCCGACGACTGA
- a CDS encoding DUF357 domain-containing protein, with amino-acid sequence MPAELDEKTTRYGDMLADALAEAEVCVPEGTPLHEAAVECREMALSYLEDGRHFRAADDPVNALAAYSYGYGWLDCGVRLGLFSVPEDTELFTT; translated from the coding sequence ATGCCGGCCGAACTCGACGAGAAGACGACCCGATACGGCGATATGCTCGCCGACGCGCTCGCCGAGGCCGAGGTGTGCGTCCCGGAGGGGACGCCGCTCCACGAGGCGGCGGTCGAGTGCCGGGAGATGGCCCTGTCGTACCTCGAGGACGGCCGGCACTTCCGGGCGGCCGACGACCCGGTGAATGCGCTCGCCGCCTACTCGTACGGCTACGGCTGGCTGGACTGTGGCGTCCGGCTGGGATTGTTTTCGGTCCCCGAGGACACTGAACTGTTCACCACCTGA
- a CDS encoding universal stress protein translates to MATLHFDEILVPTDASETADAALDAALSLASRTGARVHLLSVVNPYVLSKVTDVGESRSEVESIVAEAAERARDAGVGVETAVAEGAPHEEVGAYVDEHGIDVVVMGTHGRSGVGRALMGSVTEKVVRTVDVPVLTIHEPIPSFEPSRMLLPTDGSDPATAAERVALSLADEYDATLEALSVVDSLQLAAASDPAAGGEGMAQVTDLLKEQAETAVQNVAADGTSAGVSVETTVGEGRPHERILAAAEEHDADVIVVGTHGRSGVQRFVLGSVAEKVLRLADRPVLVVPAANSDGTAA, encoded by the coding sequence ATGGCGACCCTGCACTTCGACGAGATCCTCGTCCCGACGGACGCGAGCGAGACCGCCGACGCGGCGCTGGACGCCGCGCTCTCGCTGGCCTCGCGGACCGGCGCGCGCGTCCACCTGCTCTCGGTGGTGAACCCCTACGTGCTCTCGAAGGTGACCGACGTCGGCGAGAGCCGGTCGGAGGTCGAGTCGATCGTCGCCGAGGCCGCCGAGCGCGCCCGGGATGCCGGCGTCGGCGTCGAAACCGCCGTCGCCGAGGGGGCCCCCCACGAGGAGGTCGGGGCGTACGTCGACGAGCACGGCATCGACGTCGTCGTGATGGGTACCCACGGCCGATCCGGCGTCGGGCGGGCGCTCATGGGCAGCGTCACCGAGAAGGTCGTGCGGACGGTCGACGTGCCGGTGCTCACGATCCACGAACCGATCCCCTCGTTCGAGCCGAGTCGGATGCTGCTCCCGACCGACGGGAGCGACCCGGCCACGGCGGCAGAGCGCGTCGCGCTGTCGCTGGCCGACGAGTACGACGCGACCTTGGAGGCGCTGAGCGTCGTCGACAGCCTCCAGCTCGCGGCCGCCTCGGACCCCGCCGCCGGCGGCGAGGGCATGGCTCAGGTGACCGACCTGCTGAAAGAACAGGCCGAAACCGCGGTCCAGAACGTGGCGGCCGACGGGACGTCCGCCGGCGTCAGCGTCGAGACGACCGTCGGGGAGGGCCGCCCGCACGAGCGCATCCTCGCCGCCGCCGAGGAGCACGACGCCGACGTCATCGTCGTCGGCACGCACGGACGGAGCGGCGTCCAGCGGTTCGTCCTGGGCAGCGTCGCCGAGAAGGTGCTGCGACTCGCGGATCGACCCGTGCTCGTCGTTCCGGCAGCGAACTCGGACGGGACCGCGGCGTGA
- the cysS gene encoding cysteine--tRNA ligase, which produces MTLSVTDTLTGDSREFEAAADDEVLLYVCGLTVSDDPHLGHARLWFHADVVHRWLAHLGYDVRHVENVTDVNEKIAARVGEREGWDAEADVARHFTGEVIEEMRRLNLLRAEVYPRVSEHVPEIIDLVETLVERGYAYEANGSVYFDVTRFDRYGDLSNQKLGELESDADPDELAEKRHPSDFALWKADGVGEDAIREHRKHEHGGDLPSGETWDSPWGAGRPGWHIECSAMSMTHLGETLDIHMGGRDLVFPHHENEIAQSEAATEHTFARYWLHNGLLRTTEDKMSSSLGNFFTVRDALDEFGVNVVRTFYLGAQYRGDQTFSADAMEEAAERWERLERAYEAAVDGCDSVDARTKATDEALREAVETTREEFTAAMNDDFDVRTASNALLELASAVNRHVEAVDLVADEAADGYDYRGLRRAVETFEELGGDVFGLELGREADGDVDLAGDLVELVLDVREEERAAGNYERADALREDIEALGVAVEDGDDGPTYRFE; this is translated from the coding sequence ATGACCCTGTCCGTGACCGACACCCTGACGGGTGACAGCCGGGAGTTCGAAGCCGCAGCCGACGACGAGGTCCTGCTGTACGTCTGTGGGCTGACGGTCTCGGACGACCCGCACCTCGGCCACGCGCGCCTCTGGTTCCACGCGGACGTCGTCCACCGCTGGCTCGCACACCTCGGCTACGACGTCCGGCACGTCGAGAACGTCACCGACGTGAACGAGAAGATCGCCGCCCGCGTCGGCGAGCGCGAGGGCTGGGACGCCGAGGCCGACGTCGCCCGCCACTTCACCGGCGAGGTCATCGAAGAGATGCGCCGGCTCAACCTCCTGCGCGCGGAGGTGTACCCCCGCGTCTCCGAGCACGTCCCGGAGATCATCGACCTCGTGGAGACGCTCGTCGAGCGCGGCTACGCCTACGAGGCGAACGGCTCGGTGTACTTCGACGTCACCCGGTTCGACCGCTACGGCGACCTCTCGAACCAGAAGCTCGGGGAACTCGAATCGGACGCCGATCCCGACGAACTCGCCGAGAAGCGTCACCCCTCGGACTTCGCGCTGTGGAAGGCCGACGGCGTCGGCGAGGACGCGATCCGCGAACACCGGAAACACGAGCACGGGGGCGACCTCCCGTCGGGCGAGACCTGGGACTCGCCGTGGGGCGCGGGCCGGCCCGGCTGGCACATCGAGTGCTCGGCCATGTCGATGACGCATCTGGGCGAGACGCTGGACATCCACATGGGCGGGCGCGACCTCGTGTTCCCCCACCACGAGAACGAGATCGCCCAGAGCGAGGCGGCCACCGAACACACGTTCGCCCGGTACTGGCTCCACAACGGCCTCCTGCGGACGACCGAGGACAAGATGTCCTCCAGCCTCGGTAACTTCTTCACCGTGCGCGACGCGCTCGACGAGTTCGGCGTCAACGTCGTCCGCACGTTCTACCTCGGCGCGCAGTACCGCGGCGACCAGACGTTCTCGGCCGACGCAATGGAAGAAGCCGCGGAGCGCTGGGAGCGCCTCGAACGCGCCTACGAGGCCGCCGTCGACGGCTGCGACTCGGTCGACGCGCGGACGAAGGCCACGGACGAGGCGCTCCGGGAGGCCGTCGAGACGACCAGGGAGGAGTTCACCGCGGCGATGAACGACGACTTCGACGTGCGGACGGCCTCGAACGCGCTGCTGGAGCTCGCCTCGGCGGTGAACCGGCACGTCGAGGCGGTCGACCTCGTCGCCGACGAGGCGGCCGACGGCTACGACTACCGGGGGCTGCGACGGGCAGTCGAGACGTTCGAGGAACTCGGCGGCGACGTGTTCGGCCTCGAACTCGGCCGCGAGGCGGACGGCGACGTCGACCTCGCCGGCGACCTGGTCGAACTCGTGCTCGACGTGCGCGAGGAGGAGCGGGCCGCGGGCAACTACGAGCGCGCCGACGCGCTCCGGGAGGACATCGAGGCGCTCGGGGTCGCGGTGGAGGACGGCGACGACGGGCCGACCTACCGGTTCGAGTAG
- the fer gene encoding ferredoxin Fer, which translates to MDSPFDVLHVDPDASDREIDLAYRERVLESHPDQGGSAEEFQLVRAAYEAIRAAAGEDDGRATLEERDEPSRDETSRVEYLNYEVLSDHGWAVGDDDLFEKASAADLDPTDHGRFVVEPDESLLEAAENRGYAWPYACRGGACANCAVAVTEGELTQPIDHILPPEISDRGIRLSCNGMPLTDELRVVYNVKHLADLDDLRLPPHPFERAYPTD; encoded by the coding sequence GTGGACTCCCCGTTCGACGTTCTCCACGTCGACCCCGACGCGAGCGACCGTGAGATCGATCTGGCGTACCGCGAACGCGTGCTGGAGTCCCACCCGGACCAGGGGGGCTCGGCCGAGGAGTTTCAGCTCGTTCGGGCCGCCTACGAGGCGATCAGGGCCGCCGCCGGCGAGGACGACGGGCGGGCGACCCTGGAGGAGCGCGACGAGCCGAGCCGCGACGAGACGTCCCGGGTCGAGTACCTCAACTACGAGGTGCTCTCGGACCACGGCTGGGCGGTCGGGGACGACGACCTGTTCGAGAAGGCGTCGGCCGCGGACCTCGACCCGACCGACCACGGCCGGTTCGTCGTCGAACCCGACGAGTCGCTGCTCGAAGCCGCCGAGAACCGCGGGTACGCCTGGCCGTACGCCTGCCGCGGCGGGGCGTGTGCGAACTGCGCCGTCGCGGTGACCGAGGGCGAACTGACCCAGCCCATCGACCACATCCTCCCGCCCGAGATCAGCGACCGCGGCATCCGGCTCTCCTGTAACGGGATGCCGCTGACCGACGAACTGCGCGTCGTCTACAACGTCAAACACCTGGCCGACCTCGACGACCTCCGCCTGCCGCCACACCCGTTCGAGCGGGCGTATCCGACCGACTGA
- a CDS encoding DUF7523 family protein, whose product MTVAEDARAAVRARPYLFDALRAGVVNYAAAAETLDIDAETDAVATALRRFGANLDPPAVDADARVTMHGGVGPAGSDDDELLAVAGTGFTADGGDLTAVVAAGEVDARALEAALGRLRTAEVDVVATGLGDGELVVVVGRRDGATALRAVEAALDA is encoded by the coding sequence ATGACAGTCGCGGAGGACGCCCGCGCCGCAGTCCGGGCCCGGCCGTACCTGTTCGACGCGCTGCGCGCCGGCGTGGTGAACTACGCCGCCGCCGCCGAGACGCTCGACATCGACGCCGAGACGGACGCCGTGGCGACCGCGCTCCGCCGGTTCGGGGCGAACCTGGACCCGCCCGCCGTCGACGCCGACGCGCGGGTCACGATGCACGGCGGGGTCGGCCCGGCGGGGAGTGACGACGACGAACTGCTCGCGGTCGCCGGCACCGGGTTCACCGCCGACGGCGGCGACCTGACCGCCGTCGTCGCGGCGGGCGAGGTGGACGCGCGGGCGCTGGAGGCGGCGCTGGGCCGTCTCCGTACGGCCGAAGTTGACGTGGTGGCGACGGGTCTCGGGGACGGTGAACTCGTCGTGGTCGTCGGGCGGCGCGACGGGGCGACGGCGCTCCGGGCGGTCGAGGCGGCGCTGGACGCGTAG
- a CDS encoding CbiX/SirB N-terminal domain-containing protein translates to MSQALVIVAHGSHLNPDSSAPTVAHADTIRATGAFDEVRTGFWKEEPSLREVLRTVAAEEVFVVPMFISEGYFTEQVIPRELRLDGWDVADWNSDGLSADVATYAASDTGQTVHYCGPVGTHESMTDVLVRRAESVTGDAEVGEGFGFAVVGHGTERNENSAKAIEYHAERVRGLDRFDEVRALYMDEEPEVDDLPDYFESEDVVLVPLFVADGFHTQEDIPEDVGLTDDYREGYDVPAEVGGHRVWYAGAVGTEPLLADVVLERAADAGADVGTAVEDVRETTRVAAPEADD, encoded by the coding sequence ATGAGCCAGGCGCTGGTGATCGTCGCCCACGGGTCACACCTCAACCCCGATTCGAGCGCGCCGACCGTCGCGCACGCCGACACGATCAGAGCGACCGGCGCGTTCGACGAGGTCCGGACCGGCTTCTGGAAGGAGGAGCCGAGCCTCCGCGAGGTGCTCCGGACCGTGGCTGCCGAGGAGGTGTTCGTCGTCCCGATGTTCATCTCGGAGGGCTACTTCACCGAGCAGGTCATCCCCCGCGAGCTCCGGCTCGACGGCTGGGACGTGGCCGACTGGAACTCGGACGGCCTCTCGGCGGACGTCGCCACCTACGCCGCGAGCGACACCGGCCAGACGGTCCACTACTGCGGCCCGGTCGGCACCCACGAGTCGATGACGGACGTGCTGGTTCGCCGCGCCGAGTCGGTCACCGGCGACGCCGAGGTGGGCGAGGGGTTCGGGTTCGCCGTCGTCGGCCACGGCACCGAGCGCAACGAGAACTCCGCGAAGGCCATCGAGTACCACGCCGAGCGCGTCCGCGGTCTGGACCGCTTCGACGAGGTGCGGGCGCTCTACATGGACGAGGAGCCGGAGGTCGACGACCTCCCCGACTACTTCGAGAGCGAGGACGTCGTGCTCGTCCCGCTGTTCGTCGCCGACGGCTTCCACACCCAGGAGGACATCCCCGAGGACGTCGGCCTCACCGACGACTACCGCGAGGGGTACGACGTGCCCGCCGAGGTCGGTGGCCACCGCGTCTGGTACGCGGGCGCTGTCGGCACCGAGCCCCTGCTGGCCGACGTCGTGCTCGAGCGCGCCGCCGACGCGGGCGCCGACGTCGGCACCGCCGTCGAGGACGTGCGCGAGACGACCCGCGTCGCGGCCCCGGAGGCTGACGACTGA
- a CDS encoding DR2241 family protein, with translation MRAAQFDALVDAAGGERGVDFEGLRVSRDPEGGFRFETPAVTATGLSEAELHAHADGSPHVTNWYFWERDVKRRDSPRRAFLRRAEAADSRQVADRYDALRGGLVTEWGQLRIEATLSDHGARRYDLRHVDDADRGGSDLEAHEDPFDAREIATLDDDGRYRPLKTAPSLPSGWVFPSLDWHAVLEAVEAFYPVTVANWYREREGELDVSHWRETAERQTGIYDVIEELPRESVEHVASACCVDSQCLKRREWEYDEGDELAADGGTGAFPCREPCSLVVAASRKWTTLEREEEREFGISLTPSEAEQVGEIVDAVADGRVEEIREADVGEGANRYRARYLRAKHMGEDGTLDWTDGNETDS, from the coding sequence ATGCGGGCCGCTCAGTTCGACGCGTTAGTCGACGCCGCGGGCGGTGAGCGCGGCGTCGACTTCGAGGGGCTCCGCGTCTCACGCGACCCCGAAGGCGGGTTCCGCTTCGAGACGCCCGCCGTGACGGCGACGGGCCTCTCCGAGGCGGAACTGCACGCCCACGCCGACGGCTCGCCACACGTCACGAACTGGTACTTCTGGGAGCGGGACGTGAAGCGGCGCGACTCGCCGCGGCGCGCGTTCCTCCGACGCGCCGAGGCCGCCGACTCGCGGCAGGTCGCGGACAGGTACGACGCGCTCCGCGGGGGCCTGGTCACCGAGTGGGGGCAACTCCGCATCGAGGCGACGCTCTCGGACCACGGCGCGCGACGCTACGACCTCCGCCACGTCGACGACGCCGACCGCGGGGGCTCCGACCTCGAGGCCCACGAGGACCCGTTCGACGCCCGCGAGATCGCCACGCTCGACGACGACGGGCGCTACCGGCCGCTCAAGACCGCCCCGTCGCTCCCGAGCGGGTGGGTGTTCCCCTCGCTGGACTGGCACGCCGTGCTGGAGGCGGTGGAGGCGTTCTACCCGGTGACCGTGGCGAACTGGTACCGCGAGCGCGAGGGCGAACTGGACGTGAGCCACTGGCGGGAGACGGCCGAGCGCCAGACCGGCATCTACGACGTGATCGAGGAACTCCCGCGCGAATCCGTCGAGCACGTCGCGAGCGCCTGCTGTGTCGACTCGCAGTGTCTGAAGCGCCGCGAGTGGGAGTACGACGAGGGCGACGAACTCGCCGCCGACGGCGGGACGGGGGCGTTCCCGTGCCGGGAGCCGTGCTCGCTCGTGGTCGCTGCCTCCCGGAAGTGGACGACCCTCGAGCGCGAGGAGGAGCGCGAGTTCGGCATCTCGCTGACGCCGAGCGAGGCCGAGCAGGTGGGCGAGATCGTCGACGCCGTCGCGGACGGCCGGGTCGAGGAGATCCGCGAGGCGGACGTGGGCGAGGGCGCGAACCGCTACCGCGCGCGCTACCTGCGGGCAAAGCACATGGGCGAGGACGGGACGCTCGACTGGACGGACGGGAACGAGACCGACTCCTGA
- a CDS encoding DUF7524 family protein, which produces MSSEPLRVVLNRDRLNGVDAPASFTSSGSFTLALDNRGKAVHVHVRFRDRLADLTSVSAANHFVDEGETRHVHVDAADVPEPVGGGLEVITGHGADGADVDLALEPRERTAGVDVDDALSQPPKRGTDQGSGQSGGPDQGRRLGDGSRWPGDESVSLLLAAFALTALLAGVIAVLTLNSFAVAMGLLAVVLSVCGAAYVLRT; this is translated from the coding sequence GTGTCCTCGGAGCCGCTGCGCGTCGTCCTCAACCGCGACCGCCTCAACGGCGTGGACGCTCCCGCGTCGTTCACGAGCAGCGGCTCGTTCACGCTCGCGCTGGACAACCGGGGCAAGGCGGTGCACGTCCACGTCCGCTTTCGGGACCGGCTCGCGGACCTGACCTCCGTGAGCGCGGCCAACCACTTCGTCGACGAGGGGGAGACGCGCCACGTCCACGTCGACGCCGCGGACGTCCCCGAACCGGTCGGCGGCGGCCTCGAAGTGATCACCGGCCACGGTGCCGACGGCGCGGACGTGGACCTCGCGCTGGAGCCGCGCGAGAGAACGGCGGGCGTCGACGTGGACGACGCCCTCTCACAGCCGCCCAAGCGCGGGACCGATCAGGGGTCCGGCCAGTCCGGGGGCCCGGACCAGGGACGGCGGCTGGGCGACGGGAGCAGGTGGCCCGGCGACGAGTCCGTCTCGCTGCTGCTCGCGGCGTTCGCCCTGACCGCGCTGCTCGCGGGCGTGATCGCCGTCCTCACGCTGAACAGCTTCGCCGTGGCGATGGGCCTGCTGGCGGTCGTGCTCTCGGTCTGTGGCGCGGCGTACGTGCTCCGGACCTGA
- a CDS encoding methytransferase partner Trm112 gives MKESLLDIVCCPLDKHDLELSVEERDEEDDGEIISGTLTCTDCGEAYPIEDGIPNLLPPDMREA, from the coding sequence ATGAAGGAGTCCCTGCTGGACATCGTCTGCTGCCCGCTCGACAAGCACGACCTGGAGCTCTCGGTCGAGGAACGCGACGAGGAGGACGACGGGGAGATCATCTCGGGGACGCTCACCTGCACGGACTGTGGCGAGGCGTACCCCATCGAGGACGGCATCCCGAACCTCCTCCCGCCGGACATGCGGGAGGCCTGA
- a CDS encoding adenylosuccinate synthase has protein sequence MTVTIVGSQLGDEGKGALVDLWGGEADVVVRYQGGDNAGHTVVEGGEEYALSLVPSGAVRGKVGVLGNGCVVNPRTLFDELDELRGKGLDPDVRVARRAHVILPYHRRLDGIEEEAKADSGVKVGTTGRGIGPTYEDKAGRRGVRIGDLLDPEVLRERLEYAVPQKRALIEDVYGLEAGEECDVEALHEEFAAVGERLREEGMTVDCGDFLHERREAGKNLMFEGAQGTSIDVDHGNYPYVTSSNPTAGAAAVGSGVGPTVTGRGEVVGVVKAYLSRVGEGPLPTELEGPDEELADFIREKGGEFGTVTGRPRRIGWLDVPMLRHASRANGFTGIAVNHVDVLAGLDEVHVGHAYDLDGETIETVPSTTEEWARCEPILREFEPWPEVDWADVAETGYEAIPDAAREYLGYAEEQVEAPVYAVGVGPDRAETVVRANPWE, from the coding sequence ATGACCGTAACTATCGTCGGCTCCCAGCTCGGCGACGAGGGGAAGGGCGCCCTCGTCGACCTCTGGGGCGGGGAGGCCGACGTCGTCGTCCGGTATCAGGGCGGTGACAACGCCGGCCACACCGTGGTCGAAGGCGGGGAGGAGTACGCGCTCTCGCTCGTCCCCTCGGGCGCGGTCCGCGGGAAGGTCGGCGTGCTCGGCAACGGCTGTGTCGTCAACCCGCGGACGCTGTTCGACGAGCTCGACGAGCTCCGCGGGAAGGGGCTCGACCCCGACGTCCGCGTCGCCCGCCGCGCGCACGTCATTCTCCCGTACCACCGCCGCCTCGACGGCATCGAGGAGGAGGCGAAGGCCGACTCGGGGGTGAAGGTGGGCACCACCGGCCGCGGCATCGGCCCGACCTACGAGGACAAGGCCGGCCGCCGGGGCGTCCGGATCGGCGACCTGCTCGACCCGGAAGTCCTCCGCGAGCGCCTGGAGTACGCCGTCCCCCAAAAGCGCGCGCTCATCGAGGACGTGTACGGCCTCGAGGCGGGCGAGGAGTGCGACGTCGAGGCGCTCCACGAGGAGTTCGCCGCCGTCGGCGAGCGCCTCCGCGAGGAGGGCATGACCGTCGACTGCGGCGACTTCCTCCACGAGCGGCGCGAGGCCGGGAAGAACCTCATGTTCGAGGGCGCACAGGGCACCTCCATCGACGTCGACCACGGCAACTACCCGTACGTCACCTCCTCGAACCCGACGGCCGGCGCTGCCGCGGTCGGCTCCGGCGTCGGCCCGACCGTCACCGGCCGGGGCGAGGTCGTCGGCGTCGTGAAGGCGTACCTCTCGCGGGTCGGCGAGGGGCCGCTCCCGACGGAACTCGAGGGGCCGGACGAGGAGCTCGCGGACTTCATCCGCGAGAAGGGCGGCGAGTTCGGCACCGTCACCGGGCGTCCGCGCCGCATCGGCTGGCTCGACGTCCCGATGCTCCGGCACGCCTCCCGCGCGAACGGGTTCACCGGGATCGCCGTCAACCACGTCGACGTGCTCGCGGGCCTCGACGAGGTGCACGTCGGCCACGCGTACGACCTCGACGGGGAGACGATCGAGACGGTCCCGTCCACGACCGAGGAGTGGGCCCGCTGTGAGCCGATCCTCCGCGAGTTCGAGCCGTGGCCCGAGGTCGACTGGGCCGACGTGGCCGAGACGGGTTACGAGGCGATCCCCGACGCCGCACGGGAGTACCTCGGGTACGCCGAGGAGCAAGTGGAGGCGCCGGTGTACGCCGTCGGCGTCGGCCCCGACCGCGCGGAGACGGTCGTCCGCGCGAACCCCTGGGAGTAG